The stretch of DNA ggagtgtgtatgactttttgattacatttttcttcttttttttttttgggtgggggcgGAGGGTGTTggtgaagcaacaaaaaaaagcCATTAAAGTTTTTTCTTTCCATTACGGAATTCGCCAAAAgggataaatatgtttatattttaatagtacaggtatTTTGGGACACGGTGGTGCAGGGCTCGAGGCTAATGCAGAGAATGAACAGCTTCCTCGATCTCTGCGCGGGGGAGCTGGCCACGACATCtgaggttaaatgtctgtgatcggcgtTATTGCCAATTGCAGACATTGCTGCGGTTTAAGACCCCAGAAAACTGGCGGCTATGGCACTTGCTCTGCTTCTGAccattctccattttttttttttttaagacgtcCAGTCTTCCATACATGTTTGGCGGTGGTCCAGAAAGAGTTAAGGGACACAGGGAACTAAGAAGCACATTATGcagtaatatttttatttttcttcagaGGGGGACATTGTGGAATGAGGTGGAAGCTCTACGAGATAAGAATGTATTCCTGTCTGAAGAGAAGATCCTGTATATTCTGCATGGGATTTGTCTAGGACTGAAAGCCATTCATGACCAGGGCTATGCTCACAGGTAATTATCAATCACAGGGTTTCCCAGTTGTAAGAAGGTATCCTGTATCTACAGGACAGGGGATAACTAATAGATTGATGGTGGTCCGCCAATCCTAAGAAAGAGGGCCCCGTACCCTGATATGAGTGGACCGGCTGTTGAAGCGTGCACGCAGTCGCTCCTTTTATTCTCTGTGGCATTACTGTGTGTCTTGGCAATCTCTGACAGTCTGTGAAGTGGCGTGCTGCATGCTTGACTTGCCGCTCCAGTCATTTTTTGGGGACCCCCGACGATCTActacttattccctatcctgtagataacgtgttataaccggaataccccttttaatgtGGAGGCAAAATCCAAAGCCAAATACACGTATACCCAAAGTGAATATCCAACTATTTTCTTTGCTTATTAAagggggttgtgcagccagtacatagtgataacctgtccttaggctaggtaatcaatatctaatCAGCGGGGGTCAACCTTCCGgcaccctgacgatcagctgtttgaagaggaggcgacgCTCGTGTGAACGTTACTTagtcttcaagattacactgcgcGTTATCTCGGAAGTCTCGGCGGCACAGTATAATCAGAAGGGcttgttccattcacttgaataggagaaGCACTTGTAATCACACTGCTCCGCCgcgcagtgtaatcttgaagaggaagcgGTTCTCGTACAAgcgccactgcctcctcttcaaacagctgtccTGCTTTATGCTGAAACCCACACTGATTGTACCATTTTTCATTTCACAGAAAAGCCCCCTTAAATGGTAAAtttctgccactagggggagctgactgTATACATTGACCTCCAGAGTAACACCGTGTGCGGTGAGCTCCCCCTAGCGGTGGCTGCAGGAAGCTAGACTTGTTGTGCAGGGGACTTGGAGCTCTGTATCCAAAAAATAGATCTCAGACGCCTGTAAAGATATTAGGAAATTAGTCCGCACAGAACGTTGGACCTAAAAATtattatacaaggataaaactTTATAAAGCAACTCCAACATGAAAATTCTTTTCTGCTCCGTATCAGTAACCAATGGAGATGTTTTATACTATCAAATTCTTGCATTATAAATTAAccaccccaaaatttttttttttagaacagttGTCCGTTTCCTTCCCCCACCCTTCTTGCTGCTCATACACTGTTCATTacccagcagggggcagcaatgAGCACAGGAGAAATctcctagagcaggcatgctcaacctgcggccgtccagctgttgcaaaactacaactcccagcatgccccaacAGCCTACAGCGGGTCATTgtgggaagttgtagttttacaacagctggagggccgcaggttgagcatgcctgtcctagagtaagggaaaaaaaaacagaggCATGATGGGAAAGCAGTTTATAATAATCGCTTTATCATCCGcctatttttttaattcattttagaGACTTAAAACCCACAAACGTGTTACTGGAGGAGGATGACCGGCCTCTTCTGATGGATCTCGGCTCAATGAATCATGCTCGTATTGAGGTGAATGGAAGTAGGCAGGCGATGGCCGTGCAGGTATTGGATGCTTTATCGCATAATTCTAATTTACAGTCTACATATAATGCTGAGGAATAcgccttatactccagtcacatccagagcctcaTACCACGTTTGCTGGGCTCCTGGTAGACCTGTAGTTTTCTCAGTGCCTGTAGGGCACGGAGAGATGTAGTGTTTCCAGGTATTTTCTGTCTCCTAGGACTGGGCTGCACAGAGATGCACCATTTCCTACCGGGCCCCGGAGCTCTTCAGTGTGAGCAGTAACTGTGTGATTGACGAGCGGACCGATATCTGGGTAGGAATTCAGCTTTTCTCTCTGTGTATAGATTGCTTGGGACAGATTGTAATTCTATTATGTGCTCCCTCCCGCAGTCTCTCGGCTGTGTGCTCTACTCCATGATGTTCGGGGAGGGCCCCTACGACATGATTTTCCAGAAGGGGGACAgtgtagctctggctgtccagAACCGTATCTCAATACCTGAAAATAACAGGTAACGCTGGGCTCGAACACTGAAGCCTATTTTCCATTTACATGTTGTTACGATTTACTTACATACTGTGGTGCCACCTggcgttcatttacttacatagtatagcacagtgctactcaaatagtggggctccgtaaaggggggctcgttcagggccggcctttagggtgtgcgaatttcttctgtataatgccggcaggcaggccggcgcgtccctcagtgatgtcacgtgtctgcgtcgcctgctttatgaatgaagcaggcggcgcagacaagtgacgtcactgagggacgcgccggcccgcctgccggcattatacagaagaaattcggatatacggtactattaggagtgaggggggcatatttaataactttaaacggcggcgacggccacacggaatctgtggatggcactgttaaggggtgggggtctgtggatggcactgttatggggtggggggtctgtggatggcactgttatgggctggggggggcactgtggatggcactgttatggggtggggggtctgtggatggcacatatataacagtgccagccacagatccccctgtaacagtgccagccacagatccccccccccataagtgtccgtcatccacagatcccccccataagtgtccgtcatccacagatccccccccataagtgtccgtcatccacagatcccccccataagtgtccgtcatccacagatcccccccccataagtgtccgttatccacagatccccccccataagtgtccgtcatccacagatccccccccataagtgtccgtcatccacagatccccccccataagtgtccgtcatccacagatccccccataagtgtccgtcatccacagatccccctataagtgtccgtcatccacagatccccccataagtgtccgtcatccacagatccccccataagtgtccgtcatccacagatccccctataagtgtccgtcatccacagatcccccccataagtgtgtgtccgatccacatttctttctttttttattctcttatacgttaataaggatacagtgttatgcagaggtgtacttataacaattttatagacaaatgatactatttacagtcgcgcggggggcgcgaaatgttttcttcttcctagggggggcatgacagaaaataattgagaagcactggtaTAGCGTCACGTGGTGTTCAGCATGTATAGCAATGAGCACATCCATCTACTGACCTGAGTGCTGGTGGACATGCATGCACAGGCTGTCACCCCACAGGTCTGTGCATTGTAATCTATTCAGCCATAGAAACAACTTTCTGCCCTGCTTGTCAGAAGAGGAGCAGAGTAACATGGCTCTATAGCTGAGGATACTAACTGCGGAGAAGTAttgtcagctgccagagggggaaggagattGATTCTGTCCAGAGCCCACCTTGCTATAGAGACAGATTGCAGTCCCATCTGGGCTCACTGCTTGATGGTATATGAGTGGAGTCGCCGGTACACAACGTGCATCAAGGTGTAGATGCTACGATATAAACTCCATTCAGTTGTTTCTCCGGGTCAGATTCTAGTCCATGAATCCAGGGTTGCAAGTCTCGGTGCTGCTGTATTATGTTTAAGGTGGCTTTGcagttgatttttatttattttttccgtttttccCTCCAGGTATTCCCAAGGCTTGCAGTCTCTGCTGTCCTCCATGATGGTGGTAGATCATCTAGAAAGGCCGTACATCTCCACCATACTGACCCAACTTGAGGCGCTGCACCCCATTGTAGATGGGCAAGCCACCACGAGGATATGATGTCATAGCAAGTGACTTCACTCAAGTGCTGCTTCAGTCGGACCACCAGTGTCGTACTGTAGGACAATTCCAGATGGTGGTGGTCTGGGCTCGAGACTTCGGGTCTGTGGTGTCTGTCAAGAGTGACTCTCTTGTCCCTTTTATGTCTTCAGGTTTTATTtctgattttattttgttttttaacacatgAACTGAAGGCTACTTCTGAGTGCCGGTACGTAGATGACGTGTTCTCGCCTTATATAACTGCAGGCTGCGCCGCGTCCTCGGTTCTGTCCCCCAGAGGCTGCTAAACTCAGGCCAGTGCTGTGTCTCTGACCTCTGGAGCGTGTTGTCATTGTGCTGTGTCAGATGTTACATGTTTCATCTCTTCTATAAAGGGCGttcattattaaaaaaaacaaaggttGGAATGGAAAGTGCGCTTACCGTACGAACGTGTCCTGTCGCCAGTCACATGCATCATGGCATTGAGTATCgacgcttaaaggggttatgccgtgATTGATgatttctaacaaagccagaaccagccctgtaccgcacatggatccagagatctcaatATTTACTGCTTCAATTACTCTGCTGGAATAATTTCAGACTGGCAGCTCGGGGGACGTGTCCTTTttactgcagctctttccctgtaactgctacAGCTTCTTTTAGAAGATAAGGCTGGTGGcagctgaagatttaaactgGGCACCTGCCAGGTGGACAAGAAAAAGGGTAAAGAataaactgcaggtggcgctatacagatttcattgaataactctcaATCAGTGGCGGatgcagagcctggtctcgggaggggcacttccagtttATTTGCTGTCCGCTGCCACAAAACGAtggtgcttatagcacagactacacagtgtagtggtatacggtacattgtggggcacagtgtagtggtatacggtacattgtggggcacagtgtagtggtatacggtacattgtggggcacagtgtagcggtatactgtacattgtggggcacagtgtagtggtatacggtacattgtggggcacagtgtagtggtatacggtacattgtggggcacagtgtagcggtatacggtacattgtggggcacagtgtagcggtatacggtacattgtggggcacagtgtagcggtatacggtacattgtggggcacagtgtagcggtatacggtacattgtggggcacagtgtagcggtatacggtacattgtggggcacagtgtagcggtatacggtacattgtggggcacagtgtagcggtatacggtacattgtggggcacagtgtagcggtatactgtatattgtgcggcacagtgtagcggtatacggtacattgtggggcacagtgtaggctatatgtataacataaacatatttcacatgaaaacttacaattacttggcttgacccttggggatctcggacgccacttccacactttggccgggagctcagtggagctgatgttgtgttttatcctaatgagaaatatttcataataagtatttggagaaggggcagaggaatagcagagcagggagaggctggtgctgctactagggggtcataccatgggggagtaataaagcccaccataatgccccccccgtagaaataattctccttataatgtgcaaaacatacccccttgtaatgccccaggtgagctaatgttccaaatagtgcccccataatgtgccagtataaaataccactatatagtgcccccagtaaatgcctccatagtgctcctctccccccttcctcctagtgccccccataatgtaccagtataaaatgccccagtagatgccctcagtgtcccccataatttgcaagtataaaataccccttcttagtgccccccgtagatgactccatagtactccccccttcctcatagtacccaccataatgtgtcccagtataaaattctactgtacagagccccccatataaaacaccccttctttgtggcctcagtaaatgcccctatagtgcccccaataatgtgccagtaatgacagccccccggtatgtgccagtaatgacagcccccccattatgtgccagtagccaccagtattgtacacaaaaaaaaataaacacttatacttacctccttggcagcgatgcgatgcagcctcttctggcctgtgtcccgcgctgtacggctcaggccgcgccggcctctgataggctgccggcctagtgcctgcagcctatcagaggaagggaaagggacacgcctctccttctcctgccgcagcacagtcatctgtatctctgtcctgaggacggcgatacagatgactatgggcaATCTCCCCGTTGACcactcccctccccctccatccGCCAGTGCTCCCAattagatgctggtttgaaaaatgttgaatattttttttttgtagcacaACCCCATTAAAGGGATCATCGCTGTCTTTACGAGGCACAGCTTCGTCCTTTATTGGCAGTGTACAGCAGCTCAATACGGCTTCTCCTGACTCACGTGAATAGGGATGAGCTGGAATACCAGGCACAACCACTACAAAAAGTGCAGGTGCTGCGCAAGCTGCACGTGTAGCCTCCATAACGGCATACAGACCGCTACTGTACAGGTGGAGACTGGAAACTGGTGATCGTGCGCTTACCGTGTCCGGGCcacacccttagggtccattcacacgtccgtagtgtattgcggatccgcaatacaccgggcccgcacccctatagaaatgcctattcttgtccgctattgtggactagaataggacatgttctattttttttcggaagCCTCGGAACGgaagatgtgtgctgtccgcatacttTCCATCCCtactgagaatgaatgggtccgcacaattgcggaacggatgcggacccattctacggacgtgtgaatggacccttaggctgagttTCTATGTTCAGGTTTTTAATGGCAAAggcaggagtggattcaaaaagaGAAGTCTCTGTCTTTCCTTTGTACGTGTCCTCCGTTTATAAATCCTATCCAAAAACATCCAAAAACCTGAACTCGGACGAAGCCCAGCCTAAGATCAGTTCACACTGGCGTGATGGGGTAGAGTAGGGGACAGAAGCCCTGTGGCCAGGCAGGAACTCACAGCGTCATGGATCACTGATAAGCCGTGAGTTCAGGTCAGTCGAGCAACGTTCAATCCAGGAAATGCGGCCGTCACACCGTTCATATTTCACACACTGCACTGGATGATGATCACTTTTTGGGACACTATGGCTCGCACTGTATCAGGTGGGAATAgcccagtggttctcaacctttctaaagccgtgaccccttaatacagttcctcatgttgtggtgacccccaaccattacatttttttccttgctacgtcataactaattttgctactgttatgaattgtaatgtaaatatctgatatgcaggatgtatttttattgctaaaaattgaacataattaaagcagagtaattaatcacaaagacatccacagatcccaccctaaacagtgccatccacagatctcccccctaaacagtgccatccacagatccccctcccctaaacagtgccatccacagatctccccctaaacagtgccatccacagatcccccctcccctaaacagtgccatccacagatatcccccctaaacagtgccatccacagatccccccctcccctaaacagtgccatccacagatctcccccctaaacagtgccatccacagatccccctaaacagtgccatccacagatcccccctaaacagtttcatccacagatcccccccctcccctaaacagtgccatgatggcactgtttaggggaggggggatctgtggatggcactgtttagggggggggatctgtggatggcactgtttaggggggggatctgtggatggcactgtttaggggggggatctgtggatggcactgtttaggggggagatctgtggatggcactgtttaggggaggggggatctgtggatggcactgtttaggggaggggggatctgtggatggcactgtaggcggatctgtggatggcactgccatccacagatccccctacagtgccatccacagatctccctccctgacgctcacagcagtatatttataaactaatcagtaactactttaactttaatcattgctcattgctgagctctttacttggattataatttatttggatatgggatatcttactttgtcttagctccggtaatagcaggcagtgcgggggggggcgctcactcactgacgtcacgcgcctgctcctcccactaggcgacgcaggcgcgtgacgtcaatgagtgagcgccgccccccgcactgcttgctgttaccggagctaagacaaagtaagatatcccatatccaaataaattataatccaagtaaagagctcagcaatgagcaatgattaaagttaaagtagttactgattagtttataaatatattgCTgttagcggcgtggccctgtatattctaacccccaggcaagcgtccccgtcaccatgggaacgcctgggggatggaatataccatcggacttgagtttttacgatctcactgagctcgtaaaacttagatccgatggtatattctaacccccaggcaagcgtccccatcaccatgggaacgcctgggggttaaaatataccatcggatcttctgagttactcagccgcaaaacaagcaccggctctgcttggccccgggccagctcggggccccaagcaattgcgaccccccggaaagggccgatcgacccccaggttgagaaccgctggaatagccctttaaagggaatctgtcagcagttttgtacctatgacactggctgacctgttacatgtgcacttagcagctgaaggcatccgtgttggtcccgtgttcatatgtgtccgcattgcttggaatttttttttaatatatgcaaatgagcctctagaagcaacgggggcgttaccattacacctagaggctctgctctctctgcaacttctgcgccctctgcactttgaaagACAGGGCCAGGTataatgacattttcactgcctggcccggaCTTCtaaaatcaaagtgcagagggcgcatcagttgcagagagagcagagcctctaggtgcaatggtaacgcccctgttgctcccagaggctcctttgcatatatttaaacatcattttttcaaaggcaatgcgggcacatatgatatgaacatgggaccaacaccgacgccttcagctgccaagtgcacatgtaacaggtcagccagtgtcatagggacaaaactgctgacagatgcctttcaaGAATACTAGAGGTCGCCTTGAGGTTCTGAGACCTGTATAAAAGCGCTGGTTCGCTTCCTACCCTCCTTATGATTTACAGTATGGGGGAATTATACCGTATAGATCACTGTATATGACGAGCCCTGGGTGCAGGCCATCGCAGGCGTTGACTCAGGGCTGACATTGAGCCACACACATGACGGGGAAGGGTCTCCCTTTGGTTTTATGACTGTAATGGTAAGATTTACTGAGGCTTAGTTCATGAGTAGACGAGCTTGGGTAATTAGCATCATCCTATCCTAAAAGCGACGCCGCCAACACACAAAGCCAATGGTGTCACTGCAGCCGCTGCACAAATGCAGGTGAAAATTAAAGGGGACTGGTCACATCCGTGTTCAGGTGGGAGGAAATGGTTAATGGAGCATAAGAGTGAGACATGCAGGCGTAATACATGAGAAGCACTTACTCCACCTCTGTTGTAATGGTAGATCCTTTATGGTCTTTGGGCAAACTCTCTTAAAGGGCCTGGACTTCTAATATGAAGTAATTGCCTGGAATTTAATCCCAGTCATCCTCTGTGTGAACTTccataaaggtttttttttttttttctttccaggaCCTTGATATTAATGGCTTGTCCTTGGGGGTCTCACGCCTGGCACCAACAAAGTCACCGGACTGATGGGGCAAAAGCGAGTGCTATGCCCCTCTCATTgtgaagcacagcgccatacattttgTAGTGGCTTCCCCGGGTACTGCAGCTAgtcctattcaaatgaatggaactgagttTTGATACACAGCTACTATGAAATGTGCGGTGCCGTATTTATTTTGGGGAGCTCCACTGGATATGGTgtccccattctcgtgatcattGGGGGTCTCGGCGGTAGGATCCcaatgatctaatagttatctcttatcctgtggataggggacaacaataggactggaatacccccttttaatggttTCTGTATAAAGGGTCCATTAGATCACCATAGACTTGTCACGCCGGGGGGTCCATGGGCCCTAAAATACGACTCTATTATAACCATGTGTTCACTAACCCCATAGAGCCCTTTATCTATCTCATTGGCACTAAGAACATTACAGTATGcagtcagctccccctagtggtggcagaagGCTGGAGGAATGTTACAATTTAGCTTGGTGTTAAAAACCTGAGCATGACGCCTTTTAAAGGGTCCATCTAGCTTGGAAATCCCATTGTCATATACCCTATTAGTAAATCTTGAGTTAATTGGAGCGGTCCTGTCctgcgttaggctactttcacgctagcaGCAGCCGGAACAGTCTGCCTGCTAGTGCATGCGTTCCGCCGGAGGTctgctgcggccccattgactataatgggggcaggccggagttccggcggcaccaCGGCCAACATGCCGACAGGCGGcctggaataaaactacaacaaactatgaaaaacatttcccgaactcgggtttcgTTCAGAGTtccggaaatgtttttttttttttacagtataaataaaTTtcggaagttattatgcgaagtctcgcgagactcatcggagccaatacattctaatactattgaaacaaagttttatgcgaatcgacttcagatgtttcatccgaagtctatttgctcatccctagttttgatgcgtttttcacacgtgtgataaaaaactgaaggtttacaaacaacatctcttagcaaccatcagtgaaaaacgcattgcatccgcacctactatcggatacaatgcgtttttcactgaagccaggGCTGCGTGCcagaacgcagaatatagaacatgctgcgtttttcacgtaacgcagaactgatgcgtgaaaaacaacgctcatgcacaaagacccattgaaatgaatgggtccggattcagtgcgggtgcaatgtgttcacttcACCCattacacccgcgcggaaaactcgctcgtgtgaaaggggcctaagggtgcgtGTATAAGGACTGTATGTGGATGTATCctcaaaaaaatacagatgatgttcGTGTTGCATGTTTTTTTTATGCACCATTTGagtatttttttgcgaaacggacgtaaggtgtattttttgcggatctattgaagCGAATTGGCCCGaatccaatccacaaaaaatgaggatcagatgcggaccaaaaatacggtggtgtgaatggggccttatgcaTTCTGCGTCGAGCTCTTACCTTCGTGTCGTTCGTTCATCAGGCAAAGTAATCTCTTCGGACTGGACGGAGCTCCTGTCCTGAAATGGCGGGTCTCATGACCAGATCCGACCATCAGCCTCCTCACCGCAGCGCATGCGCCAGTTTCCCAGTGGGAGTTACTGGTGGATTCGcctggtcatgtgaccctccATCCGCAGCCAAGATGGCAGGTCCAAGCAGGCCGCTTTGCCCAATGACTAGAGCGACGGTTACTAAAGTACGAGCTCGGAGCAGAACTTTTTataagacaagccctttaagaaatTAATCTGCACAGAATGTAGGAGCTCAAAGCGATATCATTCTGAAGAACCAGTAGTCAGACCACCATAGTCTAAAGTTgtcaattttttattaatttttttgttcatgagttGCTATTCCAGGTGTGTCCAGCGGGGGCACTGTGGCGCTCCCCTGCAGGATATTGCTGAAAACAAAAATAGTTTGTCTGCAAAtagaatgacccccccccccccccaacccaaaAATACAATTTCACAGACAGCGCGGCACAGCTGTTGTATGTTTAAGTATAAACGTGAATAGGTCTCGCTTTTCAGAGGAGAGGGTCTGCTGCAACTGAACAGTCAAACAAACCAGCACAAGCGCTTACTGTTTAACCTGATCaacatcctgtttttttttacagtgactCTTCCCCTACTGAACACACCCAGTGCTCTTAAAGCAGAAGTGAACACGGCTTCTAGGTTATTAGATGCAGCAGCAATCACCTAATTAAAGGGCAAGTACACCTAGAATCACACTGTTGTCTGGGATTCAAAAAACATGGACTGCTTACCTCTATAAAACAGCAACTACCCCTGTGCACAGGTTGCGAGTGGTATTGCAGCCCTATTCAATTctgtggagctgagctgcaataccagatgcaacctgtggacatgtgtggcgctgtttttaaaAGAAACAGTCATTTTTTCtaatcctagacaacccctttaacttcagtgTTTTTTTCGCCAGTGATAACAGTCCtgggaataagggctcatgcacacaaccgtatgtattttgtggtcagcaaaacacaggtccgcaaaaaatacggatgacgttcgtgtgcatta from Bufo bufo chromosome 7, aBufBuf1.1, whole genome shotgun sequence encodes:
- the STK16 gene encoding serine/threonine-protein kinase 16, with protein sequence MGSTLCICSRGVITIENRRYLFIQKLGEGGFSYVDLFEGVHDGRFYALKRILCHDREDRKEALHEMEMHRLFSHPNILRLEAHCMMEKGPKWEAWLLLPFVRRGTLWNEVEALRDKNVFLSEEKILYILHGICLGLKAIHDQGYAHRDLKPTNVLLEEDDRPLLMDLGSMNHARIEVNGSRQAMAVQDWAAQRCTISYRAPELFSVSSNCVIDERTDIWSLGCVLYSMMFGEGPYDMIFQKGDSVALAVQNRISIPENNRYSQGLQSLLSSMMVVDHLERPYISTILTQLEALHPIVDGQATTRI